A genomic segment from Lignipirellula cremea encodes:
- a CDS encoding ABC transporter ATP-binding protein produces MITVHELTKLFTLGRTVVTAVDKLSFEVQAGEVYGLMGPNGAGKTTTLRMILGLLKPDSGYAEVAGVRTLDAPDEVKACVGFVSTSAGLYQWLTPRELLMFYADLYAIEPVKAAAQAERLSELFGLSSFLDRGCANLSTGQKQRVNLARALMHDPPVMLLDEPTRGLDIHGSKVIFDYVALLREQGKAVIVSTHRLDEAQRLCDRFGLLENGRLHQEGTLDQLRAATGCDSLVEMFLQYVSSTPREDHE; encoded by the coding sequence ATGATCACCGTTCATGAATTGACCAAGCTCTTCACCTTGGGGAGGACCGTGGTTACGGCCGTCGACAAGTTGTCGTTTGAGGTGCAGGCGGGCGAAGTGTATGGGCTGATGGGCCCCAACGGAGCCGGCAAAACGACAACCCTCCGCATGATCCTGGGACTGCTGAAGCCGGACTCGGGCTATGCCGAAGTCGCTGGCGTGCGGACGCTCGATGCGCCCGACGAGGTCAAGGCGTGCGTCGGTTTTGTATCGACCAGCGCCGGGCTGTACCAGTGGCTGACGCCGCGGGAACTGCTCATGTTTTACGCCGATCTGTATGCGATCGAGCCGGTCAAAGCGGCCGCCCAGGCGGAGCGACTGTCGGAGCTTTTCGGTCTTTCGTCGTTCCTGGACCGCGGCTGTGCGAACCTGAGCACGGGACAAAAGCAGCGCGTCAATCTGGCCCGGGCGCTCATGCATGACCCGCCCGTGATGCTGCTGGACGAACCGACCCGCGGCCTGGATATCCATGGCAGTAAAGTGATTTTCGATTATGTGGCCCTGCTGCGGGAACAAGGGAAAGCGGTGATCGTTTCGACCCATCGCCTGGATGAAGCCCAGCGGCTGTGCGACCGCTTTGGCTTGCTGGAGAACGGCCGGCTGCACCAGGAAGGCACGCTCGACCAGTTAAGGGCGGCCACCGGCTGCGATTCGCTCGTAGAAATGTTCCTGCAGTATGTTTCGTCGACCCCGCGAGAAGACCATGAATAA
- a CDS encoding protein kinase domain-containing protein, whose translation MSIIQLTAEEFQQHLIASGLMAAPAAALRCQQLTGDGVMADGESLAKAMLKRGELTSYQARVLLQIRPQPLVFDDYELRDRLGGGSMGYVCRARHRRNGREAAVKILTASASISPTMLRRFRREAKTAFQMQHPNIVTAFTYGEVNDVHFLAMELVDGPDFHRLVNESGPTSPAVAFDYIRQAALGLQHAHQKGVVHRDVKPANLLVDKQGRVKVVDLGLAAIKEEAIGIAASIGQLTQDGQTLGTADYMAPEQALDTHAADQRADIYALGCVWHYLLLGAPPFRRNSLAETLIAHHEAPIPSLRELGAAVTPEHDAVFQKMLAKNRDDRYADLEQMLAALSLCPALGPPPVQAVDPAQESASSPSGAASAEDLLAARKALPVEPATPSLPLPAPLAPDSLPSLAEVEESRTVHGGSATRDTAWSPPWKKFDPLTAFNGPDRAIAAWVLETGGAIVVRTRKQASSPIRSRIAVATELPDDPLVIEQIDWSENPLLGDSDLPKLGDLQHLSVLNLNGCDITSGALESLAKLPALTELHLQRTYVSDDGLYFVSRIPHLTCLDLRGDNLSDFAVDYLVQMRRLQQLHLPGDCFSQRALVRLQRELPACELKLR comes from the coding sequence ATGAGCATCATTCAACTCACCGCGGAAGAATTCCAGCAGCATCTCATCGCCAGTGGATTGATGGCAGCGCCCGCTGCGGCCCTGCGGTGCCAGCAATTGACCGGCGACGGTGTTATGGCCGACGGCGAAAGTCTGGCCAAAGCTATGTTGAAACGGGGCGAGCTGACCTCGTACCAGGCCCGCGTTCTGCTGCAGATTCGCCCTCAACCGCTGGTGTTTGACGACTACGAACTGCGGGATCGACTGGGCGGCGGTTCGATGGGGTACGTCTGCCGGGCTCGTCATCGGCGTAACGGAAGAGAGGCGGCCGTCAAGATTTTAACGGCGTCGGCCAGTATCTCGCCGACCATGCTCCGCCGCTTTCGACGGGAGGCCAAAACGGCCTTCCAGATGCAACACCCCAACATTGTCACGGCGTTTACCTATGGCGAAGTGAACGACGTTCACTTCCTGGCGATGGAACTGGTCGACGGCCCCGATTTTCATCGGCTGGTCAACGAGTCAGGGCCGACTTCGCCGGCGGTCGCTTTCGATTACATCCGCCAGGCCGCCCTGGGCCTGCAGCATGCCCATCAGAAAGGAGTCGTGCATCGGGATGTGAAGCCGGCCAACCTGCTGGTCGACAAGCAGGGTCGGGTCAAGGTGGTCGACCTGGGGCTGGCGGCCATTAAAGAGGAGGCGATCGGCATCGCCGCCTCGATCGGTCAGCTGACGCAAGACGGCCAGACCCTCGGCACCGCCGACTACATGGCGCCGGAACAGGCGCTCGACACGCACGCCGCGGACCAGCGGGCCGATATCTACGCGCTCGGATGCGTCTGGCATTATTTGCTGCTGGGGGCGCCGCCCTTTCGCCGAAACTCGCTGGCAGAAACGCTTATCGCCCACCACGAAGCGCCCATCCCCTCGCTGCGCGAACTGGGAGCAGCAGTCACGCCGGAGCACGACGCCGTGTTCCAGAAGATGCTGGCCAAGAACCGCGACGATCGATACGCCGATCTGGAACAGATGCTGGCGGCGTTAAGTTTATGCCCTGCTCTGGGGCCGCCTCCCGTCCAGGCCGTCGACCCTGCACAAGAGTCGGCGTCCTCGCCGTCAGGGGCCGCTTCGGCGGAGGATCTCTTGGCGGCGCGGAAAGCGCTGCCGGTAGAACCCGCGACGCCCAGTTTGCCGTTGCCGGCTCCTTTGGCCCCGGATTCGCTTCCGTCGCTGGCCGAGGTCGAAGAGTCGCGGACCGTGCATGGCGGTTCTGCCACGCGCGATACGGCCTGGTCGCCGCCGTGGAAAAAGTTCGATCCGTTGACCGCATTCAATGGCCCCGACAGGGCGATTGCCGCCTGGGTGCTGGAGACGGGCGGAGCGATCGTGGTCCGCACCCGGAAGCAGGCGTCCTCTCCGATCCGCAGTCGGATTGCCGTCGCGACCGAACTGCCGGACGATCCGCTGGTGATCGAACAGATCGACTGGAGCGAAAACCCCCTGCTGGGCGACAGCGACCTGCCAAAACTGGGCGACCTGCAGCACTTATCGGTGCTGAATCTGAACGGCTGCGATATCACCAGCGGCGCGCTGGAGTCGCTGGCGAAACTCCCGGCCCTCACCGAGTTGCATCTGCAGCGGACCTATGTTTCCGATGATGGGCTGTACTTTGTTTCGCGGATTCCGCATCTCACCTGTCTGGATCTGCGCGGCGATAACCTGTCAGATTTCGCCGTCGATTATCTAGTGCAAATGCGGCGGCTGCAGCAGCTGCATCTGCCCGGCGACTGTTTCAGCCAGCGAGCCCTGGTCCGCCTGCAGCGGGAGCTTCCCGCCTGTGAGCTGAAGCTGCGTTAA
- a CDS encoding ABC transporter permease subunit/CPBP intramembrane protease, with protein sequence MNKSASPRLSTWRRLRGLMVKELRETLRDRRTIITLVLMPVLVYPLFGLICQKFLLTSGARAVSEPWRLGIASDNDEIDPQKQAVFEELLRQGARLLYQKQAAAAAATPGDAPPAAAPANPPPPSDPPKPTASGQPADSPQDADLAPAEQPEPDNQRAIELMPVKDIRVAVAEGLVDAAVDLKIVNGERQVKIYYRPASSLSGSLRRYLSERLIELNLADYQNRLRHFRLPAAPLTDVRLEEIEGKEPAPVSLAGVVPLILILMTITGAVYPAIDCTAGERERGTLETLAASPAPRLYILLAKYVAVLTVALLTAAVNLLAMTITVNSLGLGSVLLGAAGFSIGVIGSIFGLMVLFAAFFSAVLLCVTSFARSFKEAQAYLIPLMMLSIGPGLVSLSPEIRLTPLLAACPLINIVLLARDVMEGSVNFPLAMMTITTTVFFALAAIGLAAKLFGSDAVLYGAPGGWAELFQRPAKSRSAASVSSAMLCLAILFPLLFLTANLLARWKLGGDDPTQLSSVKFLLNGLATLVLFGLLPTFAAWLQRVRIRDGFQVHTPILLSWPLAILLGVSLWPLAHELVVLAHQIGIASLSPEQMEQTLGLVEKLRQVPLWVTLLSFALAPAVFEEWFFRGYLMRAFLATTSRGNALLFSSLLFGLFHVVSSSLAFERFLPTTCLGLVLGYVCLRTGSVLPGMLLHVTHNSLIWTAAYERERLAAWGLSGGDTDHLPLVWLVVAGTTTLVALVLLTLTTRPPAPSETEEPIL encoded by the coding sequence ATGAATAAGAGCGCATCGCCGCGCTTGTCGACCTGGCGGCGGCTTCGCGGCCTCATGGTCAAAGAGCTTCGCGAAACGCTGCGCGATCGCCGCACAATCATCACCCTCGTGCTGATGCCCGTGCTGGTCTATCCGCTGTTCGGTCTCATTTGCCAGAAATTCCTGCTGACCAGCGGCGCCCGGGCCGTGAGCGAACCCTGGCGACTGGGGATCGCCTCGGACAACGACGAGATCGATCCGCAAAAGCAGGCCGTCTTTGAGGAACTGCTCCGCCAGGGCGCCCGGTTGCTCTACCAGAAGCAGGCCGCCGCAGCCGCCGCGACCCCAGGCGACGCTCCGCCGGCTGCCGCGCCCGCGAATCCTCCCCCGCCGAGTGACCCCCCGAAACCCACCGCGTCAGGCCAGCCCGCCGATTCCCCGCAGGACGCAGATCTGGCTCCGGCTGAACAGCCTGAACCCGATAACCAGCGCGCCATTGAGTTGATGCCGGTGAAGGACATTCGCGTGGCGGTGGCTGAGGGGCTGGTCGATGCGGCCGTCGACCTCAAAATCGTCAACGGCGAGCGGCAGGTGAAAATCTACTACCGGCCGGCTTCCTCGCTGAGTGGTTCCTTGCGGCGGTATCTGTCGGAACGTCTGATTGAGCTGAACCTGGCGGACTACCAGAATCGCCTTCGCCACTTCCGTCTGCCGGCGGCCCCGCTGACGGACGTGCGCCTGGAAGAGATCGAAGGGAAAGAGCCGGCGCCCGTTTCCCTGGCGGGCGTCGTTCCGTTGATTCTCATCCTGATGACGATCACTGGCGCCGTCTATCCCGCCATCGACTGCACGGCCGGCGAACGGGAGCGGGGCACGCTGGAAACGCTGGCCGCCTCGCCGGCGCCGCGGTTGTACATCCTGCTTGCCAAGTATGTCGCCGTGTTGACGGTGGCCCTGCTTACCGCCGCGGTCAACCTGCTGGCGATGACGATCACAGTCAACAGCCTGGGGCTGGGCTCGGTGTTGCTCGGCGCCGCTGGGTTTTCGATTGGGGTGATCGGTTCGATCTTTGGACTGATGGTGCTGTTCGCTGCTTTCTTTTCGGCGGTGCTGCTCTGCGTCACCAGTTTTGCCCGCAGCTTCAAGGAGGCCCAGGCGTATCTGATTCCGCTGATGATGTTATCAATCGGTCCAGGCCTGGTGAGCCTGTCGCCGGAGATCCGTCTGACGCCGTTGCTGGCGGCCTGCCCGTTGATCAATATTGTGCTGCTGGCCCGCGACGTGATGGAAGGCTCGGTCAACTTCCCATTGGCCATGATGACGATAACGACGACGGTCTTCTTTGCCCTGGCGGCGATCGGGCTGGCGGCCAAACTGTTTGGCTCCGACGCCGTGCTGTACGGCGCACCGGGCGGCTGGGCCGAGTTATTCCAGCGTCCTGCGAAAAGTCGCTCTGCGGCGTCGGTCAGCTCGGCCATGCTCTGCCTGGCGATCCTGTTCCCGCTGCTGTTCCTGACGGCGAACCTGCTGGCGCGATGGAAGCTGGGCGGGGATGATCCCACGCAGTTGTCGTCGGTCAAGTTTCTGCTCAACGGTCTGGCGACACTCGTGCTGTTTGGCCTGCTGCCGACTTTCGCCGCCTGGCTGCAGCGTGTGCGGATCCGCGACGGCTTCCAGGTGCACACGCCGATCCTGCTCTCCTGGCCGCTGGCGATTTTGCTGGGCGTAAGCCTGTGGCCGCTGGCGCATGAGCTGGTGGTGCTGGCCCACCAGATCGGAATCGCTTCGCTGTCGCCGGAACAGATGGAGCAGACGCTGGGCCTGGTCGAGAAGCTGCGACAGGTGCCGCTGTGGGTGACGCTGTTGTCCTTCGCCCTGGCTCCAGCCGTGTTTGAGGAGTGGTTCTTCCGCGGTTACCTGATGCGGGCCTTCCTGGCCACGACCAGCCGCGGGAATGCGTTGCTGTTCTCCTCGTTGTTGTTCGGCCTGTTCCATGTGGTGTCGAGCAGCCTGGCCTTTGAGCGATTTTTGCCGACCACCTGCCTGGGGCTGGTGCTGGGCTACGTCTGCCTGCGGACCGGCAGCGTTCTGCCGGGCATGCTGTTGCATGTGACCCATAACAGCCTGATCTGGACGGCCGCCTATGAACGGGAGCGACTGGCCGCCTGGGGACTAAGCGGCGGCGACACCGACCACTTGCCGCTGGTCTGGCTGGTGGTCGCCGGAACGACGACCCTCGTCGCCCTGGTGCTCTTGACGCTGACCACCCGACCGCCTGCTCCTAGCGAGACCGAAGAGCCGATCTTGTAG